The DNA segment CAGCAGTACAGGGAGCtctgattcattcattttcatcgcTGTATAATATTCCCTTGTGAAGTTAGACCACAATTTACTTTTCATTCTCCCTTTGATGACATTTAGAATACATCCTAATTTTGCTATTACAGACAATGCTGAAACAAACACGTTTAAAAGTTTCTCTCAGTTTAGATACTTAGGTGTGTAAAGGCTGAGTCGCATGGAAATGCATCTTCACGTGCCCAAATTCCAATTAGCCAGTTCATACCCCAGCAGCACACAGAAAAAACTGTTAGTGCTCAGCCATGCCAATACTGAGTATTGTCAGaactaatttttgccaattttctgGGTGGAAAATGAcatctcattattttattttgcattttccttttttagcCATCATCTGTGAGATTTCTAACTTTACCAGTTAAAGGTGTCAACCCTTTTATATCCATGAGAGACCAGTGGAATTGATGCTCTTCAGCTGAATCTAAATGGAAGGTTAAACCATTTTCCTCTCAGCTTTTTtcgttttactttctctttcctgttctttctcctctccattccattccaaatttttttttcttaaatacagcATACAATAAACGAAGATTATTAATAAATAGAAGACCgtttgggaggaaggaaagaaaagaaagccagggGCAATGTTAGTATACAAAATCCCTGCCATACAGTTCTGATGGGCCAGAAATTTGATTTGGAGCTTCCCGACAGTCAAAGCTAAAAGGGAAACGTGGTCAGCTGACAGGTATGTAGAAATCAAGATAAAGCAAAGCAGCTGCCCTGGAGAAACACAGAGTTTCCTGGCACTGGGACAAAGAGAGATTGTTCCTGTGAGTCATCCTTAAGGGGACAcagtgtgatggggagacagctttACACCACAAACCTTTCTCTGTGCTGTTCACTATACCGTTAAAGTCCACTGAGTGGGTTGCCAGAAGAGCTCACAGGATACTTAGCATATTTCCCCCAGTTTTTTGCCTTGGTGACACTGCAGGGAACATCTTGAGGCAAATAGATTTTGGCTTCTGTTGGATTGCCTCCTCAGGATCAACTCCTCCGTGTCAGGCTAGGGGCCTATGGTGGGAGCCTCCTTTTGTCTTGCTCCGTAAGGCCACAGTGATTTCCCAGTGCATCATCCCACTTGCAGAGTTGCCAACCCCAGAGAGGGCTCCAATCCAGCCACGATTGGACCAGCACCCTCTGGCTAAGAATTTAGAGATCAAGCTTTTGCCACGGCCTCCGCAACATTTCCTGCCAGCCCCCTTGAAGGGGGCTTCTTGCTTCAGACATGTCTCCAGACACAGTCACTCACTCCCAAGTCCCCTTTCATTCTGGTGGTCAGTTCCAGAAGCCTCCAGTCCCCACAGTTGGACTTGGCCTAAACAGCAGGACAGCTGGGTCTTGAGCTGTCCTGGGTGGGCGAAGCAGGCCCCTGTGCTCAAGACTCctagtggggggcttccctggtggcgcagtggttaggaatccacctgccagtgcaggggacacgggttcgagccctggtccgggaagatcccacatgccgccgagcaactaagcctgtgcaccacaactactgagcctgcatgccacaaatattgagcctgcatgctgcaactgctgaagcccaagtgcctggagcccatgctctgcaatgagaggtcactgcagtgagaggcccacgcaccacaatgaagagtagcccccgctcaccacaactagagaaagcccgcgcacagcaatgaagacccaacgcagccaaaaataaataaattaaataaattaaaaaaaaaaaagactcctagTGGCTTCTCCTCATTTCATTTAAGGGAGCATCCGACCCGGGCCTGACTCCCAAGAAGGAAGAGATGCCAGGCTGGGGAAGAGGAAGTGTGGTAGAGTCAGGCAAGCGCTGGACTCCAGTCCCTCTGGCTACGGGGCAAGTCACATCGCTGAGaccccatttccttttctttgggaCGACAATAAAGTCACTTCAATCCTACCTGATAGGGCTGTCTTAAAGgctcaaatgagaaaatgtacgAGAAAGCAAGCACTTTGAAGTCTGTGAACTGATGCTGCCAAGAgccccctccttctccttgaCCAGATGTCCAGTTTCAGGCCTAATGTGCCACTGTGGTGTAGAGGTGGGgctaaaggagaggaaaaggccaGGGTTCCAGATGGGTGGGGAGTGAGGAAAGTGAGCGGTGGGGAAGCAGGGAGCAGCACAGTCGGGTTGTCAGAGCCGGGGTTTTACCCCCAATGTGGCCCCTCGCCAGCTCTGAGCCCTTGGGCAAATGGTGTAACCAAACCTCAGCTTCCCCAACTGAAACATGGAGGTAATATTGGTGCCCTTTTTCAAGACTTGTGAAGTTTCAATGAGATACTATTTGTAAAGTGCTTGGAATAGCTAGAACCTGGCATTCAATATGTTAGCTGTAATCATTATATTAGTCAGAGGAGTGCTCAAGCCTTAAATCAGGAGGGTGGCAACTTTCAGTCTGAGGAGGGGGAGGATGGCTGGTGTGGGACGGGAGGCTGCACTCAGGAACCTCTCAGGACCCCTccagttctaagaggaaatagGCTCATTTCAGAAGCTTCTCTCCCTTGCCCCCATGGTTATTCTGGCTGCTCCGGGGAGCCAGAAAGGCTTGGTAAGGGGAGTAGGTGGGGGCTGAGGACACACAAGCAAGAGGGTGATTTACTGTAGCCAAAAGGAATCACAGTCTCTTTGATGTAAGGAGTATCCCCAGTCAGTGTTATGCCCCTTGGCCCATCATCATTGCCACCTCCTCCGAGAAGTCTTCCTGGGATCAAGCCTTCACTGGACATCTCTCCTCTGAACTTCCATTACCTATTCGTTGTCCTTCCCTACTGCCTACTCAAAAATGCACAGAGATCCTCAGAACCCTTCAATCTGCCCAACCCCCACCTGTTGGGACTTGGCAAAATTTCTCAAACTGGCCTCTGCTGTGAAATGAGGAAATTGGATGGGACAGTCTCCTAAGTTCTCTTTGCCTTGAGGCTTTGGAGTCACTTTTCGGgcttttcctcctcccttttgCCTATCTCTAAATGTTCCCCTCCAGCCAAACTGACTGTCAGAGTCCCCAGACACACTGCCATCATCCTGCCTCTACACCTTTGCTCCTGCACCTTTCTCTCTGCCCAGAACACCTCCCTAGTTGCAGCCCCTCAAATTCTGCAAGAACCACGAAGCCTTTCCTTAATCCCCCTCTCCCTTGTGCTCCATAGCATTTTGTCCTTGCCCAGCACTTGCCCTACCTTGTCTAGAAGCATCAAGATCAAAGATGGTGTCCTCCTCATTTTGGCCTCCTTCGTGACACCCAGCACACTGCCTGTTGACATGTGCGTTGATAATTTgttgtataaaagaaaaattgtcccAAACCTGGTCTAGGGCAGAGCTTTTTTGCATGATGTAATTCATAACCTCTcactaagaagaaatgaaagttcCTGATGAAATGTTTAAGCAATTTCCTAATGAGCTTTAATGGAATTAAGCCTTCCTTGATCTGGGAAACCAGCCACTCTCCCACTGGACTCTCAGACAAGAGTCTAGTGACTGTTAACCTCTCTTCTTTCTATCTAGTCTAACAATGATTTAACCATTctcttttcttataaaaatatccTTACCAAGAGTATATACTTGAGTTGGCTGCTTAGAAGCTATTTTCCCTGCAGCACAACTGTAATAAAACTTTGATATCACTCTTAACTAAATTGTCTGAAAACTTTTTTGACTTTTAATTTGAACTACTTTCCAATTTACAGGAAAGTTGCAAAAATGGTACAGGGCATTTCCatacatccctcccccagcccccactaACGACAACATCTTACCTAACTAGAGTACAATGATCAGAACCAGAGACTTAAACATTGGTACGATACTAACTACAGACTTCATTTGAATTTTGCCAgtttgaaactttttaaaagttaagattCTAAAGTCATAATTAGCTAATCTGAAATTTTATGTAATAAGTTTTTAATAAGGGACTTAAGGTCTTCCAGATAAATGCACGCATTTTATGCATTTTAACAATCACTTGCAGAAGCCAAACCTCACTGCTCTTGCTTTCCGTCTAATTAGCAGCTTCCAATATTTTCCAGTGTGATTGACcccatttttttccaattaagatttttattatgaagtacttttttttccttttttttggctgcgctgtgcggcATGGGgtatcctagttccccaaccagggatcttacctgcgccccctgcggtggaagcgtggagtctcaaccactggaccgccagggaagtccctattatgaAGtactttaaatacacacacacacacacactcacagacacacgtATCAACATTTATATAAAGTCACTTATTAGTAATgtcaaaaatattcaaatactcCCAACTATGCTCCATAAAATCAATTGACAACATTTAGGGTGTTTATAGATTTACCCATCCTTTGCAATGATTCTGGGCACCTTCCTCCTGGAGTTGAAGGCCCACAGGTTGGGAACCACGGTAAATCCATAATAGATGCAAATGGTAAGAAATTTCTACGTAAAGGAGACACTGGAGGTTAGACAGTACCATGTAGCTGACTTCTCTCAAGTTTCATGGGGGAGACAGCTGCCTCCCATTAACTGCCTAACTGGGGGTCACTGCTTGCCCCAGAAATGGCTTCGTGAAACCCAGGAAGAGGAGGCAAGGAGAGTCCCAGGCTTGCCGGACGACACAGCAAGTGTTAGGACATGTGGGAAGAGGACAGGGATAAGTATAAGAGAGATAGACCTATTGGGGGATGGTGGCCATCGGACTCAGGGGCAGCACAGGGTAGGGATTCGGGGtacgggctttggagtcaggccaagctgggctctgACCCCAGCAACATCACTTACTGTCTAGGCCGTCTCAGGAAAattacatctctgagcctcacctacaaaatggagataacataATACCTTCCTCATGGGACTGTGCCGTAACACAACACAGAGCATGGCATATACTAAACACTCAAAAAAAGGCGGGCGGAGCTACTGGTAGTACTAATCCTACTACAGTTTAGCAGTACTGCAGCAGAGGCAGCCCCAGCAAGAGTAGCATGAACAAGAAGAGAGAGCATATCGCACAGTAGCTCTGAAGGTAGGTGGTGGGGAGGCACCAACACGGATCCCAGTGCGGGCAGGGAGAGGGCGGCAGTACACAGGGTGACCTACATCCCACCCCTGCTTACTTCCTGGCTTCTCAAAGCCTgtctctccccactgcccccaacTCCCTGTTGCTCCCTCCTTCCTTGGCAGCAGCAGGTCGGTGGCGGTTGAGCCCCCTGGAGATGCCCCACGCCCAGAAACTGAGACCCGGGAGGCCGAATTATGGAGTCTCGAATCAGCCCACACGAAGAGGACTGTGGGAGGAGGAACCCTCTCCCCAGAGGCCCGCCCAGACCTGGGGCTGGCCACAAAGCCCTCAGATTCAGAGTGAGGGTATACAAGGCTTTATTGGCTCAGTTCCAGGCAGCTGGCATCAGCGTGGTGCTCTCAGCTACTCCTGGGATCTGCCTCGTGCATCTTCTCTTGGTGGGTCTTCCGTGGCCTGTGAGTCTGTCTCAGCTGCTTCAATtccccccagctctccctccttcAGGGGCCATCAGTGGCAGACCCTGCTCACAGAATCCAAGGGGCCCGGGACCCCTGTGAGGGCCTGACAAAGAAGGGGTTTGAGCAGCATCTGGGCCACATAGTTTGCCCCATCGGAGAGATGGACCACATAGGATGCCTGTGATTGTGTGCCAGCCCTGTGGGGGGAAGGGGCATCTCCATCTGTGGTTAGGTGGCTTTAAAGGGCTGGTAGGCCTGGTGGCCGCGGTTCGGCAGGCTGTGGCACGGGTGGCTTGGGTGGCTTGGATAACCCTCGTGGCCATGGTGGCAATGGCTATGGAAGGTGTGCATGTGGTTGGCACCAGCTGTGGTGGTTTCCTGCTGGGTGAGGAAATTCCCTTTCAGCTTCATCTCCACCTCCTCGAGGGCCTTCAGCTCCTCCTGGCTGATGTCCTTGGACTCCAGGTGGCCTGAGTTCTGGCAAGCCGTGGCACGCTGCAACATGGAGGCAGCCAGCTGCTGCCCCTTGGTGTCAATCTCCTTGGTACAGGCAGCCACGGCGGCCCACGTGGCCTCATCTGTGGACGAGGATTTCCCAGACTCCTTGTGGGTCTCTTTGGTCACTGAGGTCCCAGACATCCTCTGCTTGCTGGTCAAGGGCTCCCGGTGAAGAGCCGTGCCCTCTTCTCCTTGCCTCGTGGTGAAGGTCTCCACGCGAATCGTGGTGCTGGCCTCCCCGCTGCCACTCTCAGGCTGGGGAGCGGCACCGCCTCTGCTGGCCCCGGCGCTGTGGCTGCAGGTGGAGTTGCTGCCGGCAGCCAGCTTCTCTTCGGAAAGACAGCTAAAGTGAGATTTGATCCAGCTCTCATTCCTGGCTTTTTCGCTTTCTGGTGGCTCTTGCTCGTCTTGTGCAGTCTCAGAAtctgtcttccttctcctcttcctctgcatCCACAACATGAGGCCTCCACCTCCGAGTAAGAGGGCGGTCCCCAGCACCACCCTGCATGATGGTTGCTGGATGAGCTCCAAGAAGGTCTCCAGGACCCCACGCCAGGCGGGCAGAGCTAAGAGCACACTGAGAGTGGGGGAGCCCAGATGGTATGGCTCATGTTTGAAAGGACAGGCTCCCTGAGGTTGTCTGGCAGGCAGGCCCCCCACTGTGCCCTCCCTAGAATGCCCCTCCCACCTCAGCAATGAACCCCATTGTGAGGAAGCTGGttgaggggcggggcggggaaagGCCACAGCATCTTTTTTGTCTAGTCTGACAGGCATGGGCTGAGGCCTGGGACCTTTCTCCAACCCTGACAGCTGTCCCCAAGGTCAGTGGAAGGGTAGCTTCCCCAATTCTGAGTCCCTTCTGCCTCCTGCTTGTGACCTGTTCTGCAACTCAGGCCTTCTTATCCTCCAGTCTTTGGTTTCTCTTCCTCCCCATCTGATGGCGCCCAAGGGGCAGAGGCTGCTGGGTCAAGCTGGCCATGGTTGACAGACCCCCTTGGCTGGGCTGGCATCCATTCCTGGCTGCCTAAGGCTAGTGTCTCCCTCCATGAAGGGCCTAGCCCCACTGCCAGCTCAGTGCATTCCATCCCCACTTACAGCCCCCAGCCCCATAACAGAGAGGGTCCAGAAGCCAAAGGGGTCCAGAAAGGAGCTCATTCTGGAATAACATGAGGTCACAATTGGGAGGAAGACAAGCAGTAGGCTGAGAAGGCAGAATACACAGGACAGGAGGCTTCAGCCCGTCCCAGATCCCTGGGGCCatttcaggatgggggctgctACCTCTTGCCTTAGTGATGCACCTGCAAACCCAGAATTTGCCCCCAACTCCCCTGTAAGTGGGCACAGTTCAGGTTATGAGTGGGTGGGCCAGCTGGCCAGGCTCTCTGTAGGTACAGACGGCTGAGAGTCTGACCGTCAAACCCAAGTTATACCCAGGGCCTCTCAGGGTAGAAACAGGCCTGGGCCACTCCCAGAGGCATATGACACATTTTTCAATGCCAAATAGGGTTATAAAAATTgtgatattttaaacaaaatattttatttaacaaactaATGGctttaatatacacaaaatattatACCTTATCACAAGAAACCATAGTCTTTCCTTCATAATAAGGGAATAAGACAGAAGCTTAAGGTTTTCTGGGAATCATCATCTCCCTGATCCTGCTGGAGTAACTCTGGGGTCATCCACTAACCTCATTTGGAAATAACAATTCAAAGTTCATCTCTGAGGTTGTTTGTGGGTGTGAGTTCAGGGAGCAATGGCCCTTCTGCAAAAACCCTTCCCTCTGGCCTCCGGTcataagttttatttaaaaagaatactCTTTATTCAAATAATTAGTACAAATTAACTATgctgaaaaaaaataagtaaataataaatagagcTGCACAGTTTCAGGCAATGCCTTTCAGAAGAATCTCTTAACTCTTCACTGATTCATCAAGGGCAGGTTCCCATCTCCTCTTTGGAGGACCTTTAACTCATTGCAGGAGGCCCTGGCAATGTGATATGTGATGGTTCCCTCCCCTGTCCCTGAGTTTGGGCTGCAAAAGGGGGTGAGGATCCAGCAAGAGAGACATAGATTTTCGTGCTAGAGTGGCTCACTGCTCCCTTCCCGGGCATCCTGGCTGCATCCTGCGAGCTGTGACTGGGCCCTATGGCCCGATGTTGTCTGTGCCGGGGCCTCGGGTTTGGGTTCCTTGGGAGGACTATGTTGAACGCTGTGGCCCAGTTCCCATTCTAAAATGAGGAAGCCGgatcagagaggttcagtgattTTTCCAAGGTCGCCGTAACTGGCAGAACTAGAACTCCTACAGGTCTTCTAACTCCGGGTGTTGGGCTCTTCTACACAGTGCCCCGCTCCCCCACGTGCGGGGGTAAGAGAGAGCTGAGGTGGGAGCTGCTGCCTTGTAGTTTACCAGTGGCCAGCCTGCCAAAccctctgcagcctgtgctcctagGCACCCCTGTCCCCACTGCAGCAgtgagttggggggagggggaaggaagggtcCAGAGAAGAGCCTGGGGCGCAGGCAGACACTGGATGCAAAGtctaccctccccaccccctgcactaGGGTGTCCTTGAACCTGGGAAGTGAAGCAGAGTCTTCGCTTAAGAGATTCAAGGAGCTTCTCACTTTGCTTCAAGAGATCCGGGCCTCAGCCCAAACCCTCAGGCTCCGATGAGCTGAGCCCCAGCAGAAATGTACTTAGAGTTTGTGTCACTGCTCAGTGTGGCCGTCCACAGGGCATTCACTGTCCGCTAGGGAAGGGTCACATCGCCACAGCACTGAGATACGAATGGGGTCTCAGTCAGGCCAGCGGGCACTGTCACAGTGCGGCTCTGCCCGCCGTGGCAATCGTACTGTCATTCTAATCATCGTTATCATTGGAATCCACACCTTCTAATGTACATCGCCCTTCACAATTTACAGCATGTTTTCACTTGCATTCTCTCAGATTCTTCTCCCAACCCTCCTGTGATGTGGCCATTATTACTCCCACGtgtcagatggggaaactgaggttcagagagatttaTCTCACAGCTAAGTCAGTGGCCGAGCTGTGGTTTGAATCGAGAGTGCGTGTTCCGAACTGCTCCACTGCATCCCCCCAGTCGGAACCACTCCATTCCCAAGTTGGTGCCCATCAGGGTCTATTTATTAGAATCTGGCCTAGCGACTCATCAGTCAGTGCAGTGGAGTGAAAACGAGCATGGCTGTGCAgtcagacctgagttcaaatcccagctcagccatttattagctgagtgaccttgggcaagtgatctCGTCACTCTGAGCCCCAGCTTcccgtctgtgaaatggggttttTGAGAGCACTGCCTCAGGGAACTGTCACGGGTGATGGAtgagggtgggcagggcaggatgGGCGGAATTTGCCGCttcttttatcttcatttatCGTGCCTGTGGCTGTGTTGTATGTTGAGTGTCACAAATATGATCTGGTCCCTGATCTCAGAGAGGGGAGGCCCATGTGTAACGGGGGAAATGAGTCAGAAGATCCAGGACAGGAATTAATTTGGCCGAGGGAGGCTTTGCCCAGAAGAGAGTGTGCAAACAAGGCTTTGAGGGAGATGAGCCCGCTGGCGGCGCTGCCACATGACACCCCACTACCCTCACACCTGCATAGAGTGGCTGGTTGACAAAGGCTTTCACACCCATTATCTAGTTTGATCCTCACAATAACGCTGGGCTAAGAACTTCAACAGTTTAcagctggagaaactgaggcagacgAGATTCAATCCAAGATCACAGGTCAGCAGTTAGCTTCCTGCCTGTCTCCTGACTCCAGACCAACGCCCCCTGTTCCTCTCCCGTAATAAATGACTCCCAGGGTACCCGACTGACCAAGAGCAGCTCGAAAGAGCCTGTGTACCCTCCTCTGGTTGCTGGCTGAGGAGACCAGGGTCATTCACATCTCCCCAACTCCCACAGCGGACAGACCCCACTTACCTCGGAAGGGAAAGGTGCCCAGTTTGTGCAGATTCTCCTCCAGTTTCCCATAGTCCACCTCGGCCGTGGCAGTGAAGGGGGTGGTCACAGGGGGGTAGATGCCTGAGATGtccaccttcctcccctcccgTGAGGCCCAGCCCCCCACGGTGCTGGACAAGGCCCTGCTCAGCCCCTGCCTCACAGAGGACCAGACTCGGGGGCCCAGCATCTCCACAGGAGGCTCAAAGCCCAGCTGGCCTCTGCCCCCGAGGGATGCTGAGTTTGGACTCCTTCCTACCCCAGTTAATGATCAACGTGTCTGGTTAAAAATTTGCTGCACCCTGACTTGTTGGCCCTCAGGCAGGCCTGGGCTGGGTGTTTCCAGGGTCAGAGGCTAGGCCTGTTGGCTCCAGGGAGATCTTCCCTCCCCCTGGGGAGCAGCTGGAGAAATGCCACAACCCAGTGTCCCTGTGGCCAGACAGAGGACTGGTTCCTGGGGTCCTTACACAAAAGGGTGCCTCCAGTGGGGCCCGGCCCGCCTCCCACAATTCCCAGCCCCAAAGCCAGGAGCCGGGCTGGCTTCCCGGCTTCCGCGTTGCGAGCTGGGCGGAGCCAATTGGCTGAGCCGGCCC comes from the Balaenoptera ricei isolate mBalRic1 chromosome 16, mBalRic1.hap2, whole genome shotgun sequence genome and includes:
- the C16H10orf62 gene encoding uncharacterized protein C10orf62 homolog, with the protein product MPVRLDKKDAVAFPRPAPQPASSQWGSLLRWEGHSREGTVGGLPARQPQGACPFKHEPYHLGSPTLSVLLALPAWRGVLETFLELIQQPSCRVVLGTALLLGGGGLMLWMQRKRRRKTDSETAQDEQEPPESEKARNESWIKSHFSCLSEEKLAAGSNSTCSHSAGASRGGAAPQPESGSGEASTTIRVETFTTRQGEEGTALHREPLTSKQRMSGTSVTKETHKESGKSSSTDEATWAAVAACTKEIDTKGQQLAASMLQRATACQNSGHLESKDISQEELKALEEVEMKLKGNFLTQQETTTAGANHMHTFHSHCHHGHEGYPSHPSHPCHSLPNRGHQAYQPFKAT